The sequence TGTTACTGACCGACCACAAGCTCGGGTACTGGCTGTAAACAGAGAgcaaaaaaaatatcttaaaaaacGCCACAGTTCAGTTTCAACCCTAATCATGTAAAACTCGTTATTACAATGAAATAGCTGCTttgttgtgtttgtcattgtatgttaatttactaaaacaatatttaaataaaaattgacGTATACTTTAGGATGGTCTACCAGCTTCCATCCAAAAAAACATCATATTTAAGCCTCAAACAAATTATTTCctattctttgtaaaaaaaacatcactataAAGCCTCTAAACAAGCCCTATTGAAGGTGCCAGTTAAAATTCAGTGTGAAGGGGCACTGAACAGACGTACCCAGAGCTGGGGGCTGTGCCAGTGCTGTGTGACATGGGCAGCATGCTGGAGTGCGTGGGGACCTGCAGACTGGACCAGTTGTCATGGGTCTGCAGCATGGAGAGGCAGGCGGAGGAGTTGTCTGTGTAACCTGCTGCAAAACACATTGACAACCACATACATAAAATCACTCCGAATACGAATAAAACATCATTTAAGAATTACATTCACTGCTTCTGTTTCATATTGGGAGTTACAGGTATCCACTTTACCATTACTGTAATTGAGCTCTTTCAGCAAAcaatttcagaattaaaaaaaaaaaaaataacagctttcttatctaataaatacagtaaacaaatgcAATCTGTAAAGTTATCTCAATCTTACTTAAAGTAAGGCTTTGCCAAATTAGTCAGAACCCAGTCTCAAATACAATTAATAGCAGGTGGCACACAATCAGATGCCTATCTCGTTCTACCACAGCACCTAACATTCATTGGAAAGCCGGTGGAAATGTTTTTAGCTGCTGTAAAACAGTATACAACaaattaagttaaataaatatcttCAATCTTCTTTCAACGCTGATGTATTGATCCAAATGAACCCATTTTAATCAATTTTGAAGCATAATGCTTTCCCTTTGCAAAAGAGCCTTCTTGTCTCCCTGACTGCTAGTTCCCTGGTTTATGACTTTAGTAAGAGGTAAAAGAGTGAATGGTATGCCTGACATGTGCAGCTAGTCTATGCCAGACACTAAAGGGACAATGTGTCTGTGTTAAACCATTGGCCGCAGCCTGCTGTTTGACTTACTTGGGGAGTTGTTGCGGTGGGTGTAGGGGCTGGGGTAGGGAGCTGAACGGTGGGTCCTTAGTGTTGAGTAGCGGTCGCAGCCGTGTGAGGATGAGAGGGTCAAAGGCCCTCCAAACTGGGGGTGAGGGTTTGCAGGAGGGCACAAGCTACCAGTGCCAGGAATGAACCATCCACCTACTGGAGAGGGGTGGGGCATGGGGTTAGTACAGTACAGGCTTTTAATGCATAGCATAATGCATATTGCAGTTTCAACAAGTAGGGTAAATTGCTTACACTGTGAATATCCTGACTGCTGATTGTCTCCTACATCGTCCAGGACATCTTTGTGATCAATCCTGCAGGAAGAAAATACCACAAGTTAGAAACTAATAATACTTCCGCGAATAAAACAACACagtcaaatgttttctttttatagataTAAATAGTACAGAAACTTACCTTTCTTTGGCATCAAGGAAGGCTTTTGCAAatggattgtattttattttgagtgCTGTGacctgcagaaaaacaaaaagaaaaaaataggtcataagttgtttttataattttgctTGACATTTTAATAGGatataacattataaaagcaCATTGTAAATTTCTGTGGCTTTGTGGCTCTTACTCTACCTCTTCGTTCTGGTACGCTGTCACTGCGATAAACTGTGTTTCCGGGAAGGAATGGCTGGTAATCATACGCTGTGGACCTCCAACCCTCACGATGTGGATCCTGGGCTCATACTTGTGAAGAGAGTTCAGCATGATCTGTGGGATTAATGAGGCATGTATTTATTAGAGCATGATGCACTCGGATCTACATCACTTTAATGTTAACAGATAGCTTACATAAACTCACTATGAAAAGCAGTCTCTATTTATAAcatcagtaactttttttttttattttatttttaaaaacagttaggaACCCCATGGAATGAGACCTCTGTCTTGATGGGTAAAtgtctggttaaataaataaataaaatatccatcactttttttttttttaaagaagaagaagaagaagaagaagaagaagaagaagaagaagaagaagaagaagaagaagaagaagaatgtttttGATCAATACCCCTATCAAATGACATTTTTGCTGTTATATTATTAATAGAAATAAGGTTTTCTAGAATATGAAGAAACGTCGCTCACCTGTCCACCGCCGTTGAGTTTGTTGGTGAGTTTGACTTTGCTGAAGGAGACAGGTGCTTTCATCCAGTGGGCTCCGAAGTTGGGGGAGTCAGGGTGAATGTAGACGCAGCTCGGGGCCTGTGGTTCAGGCTTACCTCCTGGAACCCACTCCCCATTCACATACTTCCACCGGTGATTGTCGGCTGCCACGAAATCCAGCAGGAATGAGTACATGGCGTTGGGGTCGAGGCCAGACACGTTCCCCTTCAGAACGGGAAACATTCTCCTGCGGAACACAGTCACAGGAGGTAAGGCTCTGGTTTTATGCTTACACACATCATCACCATTCCCACTCATTCAAATCAAGTTACATTTTACTTCGAATCAATGTAAAGTAATCACCACGGACCTTCCATGCACATTGTTCATGTTCAACATGTTTACCTCGTGTTGCAAGAacttaaactaaaataaagatcATAGTAGCATTTAAGTTATCTAGAAATCCCCCTTTATTTCCTGAAAATCAATCACTCACATCCTACACTGCAGTAATATAGTTTACAACTTTTACATTACATTGCCTTTCTTAACTAACAAGTTAAAAGGGAAATTCTAACTCTTATGTCTAattttactatataatatatatatatatatatatatatatatatatatatatatatatatacacacacacacacacacacacacacacacacacacacacacacacacacacacacacacacacacacaagcctaaTATTTATTTCTTCCAAAAATTAGACCTGGTACTCATATCTGCTAAaatcacaaataataaaaataaaacttttagttaaaatactgttttactgTTGAGTTGGAAAAggtggggttttttgtttgtttgtttcccatATAGGCATAAACACAATTTATAATTTACATACATTAATCTACTATAATGCTTTGTTCCCACTCCCTTTACTTCTGTAAAGGCATGTGTTCATACCTTCCATTCTTGGTGACAATCATCTCGTTTGTGAGTTCCTTAAACTTGTGCCACAGTTCATTTTCGTCCAGGCTGACTTTGAGCTCTCGCTCAGTGGGGTCGCCCTTTTCGCTGCCAGCCTGCAATTCATTCTCCACGGCACTCAGGAGATGATCCACTCTGTACTGGCCACTCTTCCCTGAGTTTTCTGTCGCTGTGGTGCTCATTCTGTCAACGTTCTCCAAAAGGCTCAAGAAATTGtggttattttatttcaagtcttTCCACGCTTTCGGGGTTCAATGCTTGATAAAGTGCGGTCAATAGAATCCCATAGCACCCAATGGACTATTAAGTTGTTACTGATTGTCATTACCTCGATTAGGTGACAATAAGTAGCCCTCGACTTCCCCGATGACGTTAGAAAACATTTTAGGAGTACTCTGGTTGGCTGGAGCTTGCTTTGATGTGGAATCCTCGGTCTGTAATTGGTCAGAGGCGGCCACATCACTCGATATGCGTGAAGCCTCTGAAGTtaattgcttggcatgttgaaatggagctattttatttaaatctgcaaATGTTTACACCTATCAAAGCCCGTAGGTGCAATAAGGAAATGGCTTGTCGGATTTATACAGCCTCATAACTTTGTCTACATGAATACCCGAAACAACATATATAGGCCTACAGTTATGAGGCCTACAGTAGCCAACATCTTTTTggtttttcaatgaaaaaaatatttgatagactaaaaatttaaaaaattgaactTCAGGTATGAGTAGcccaataataaaacacaagacggccaaactaataataataataataataataataataataataataataataataataataataataataaaacaatatataagaGTAACAATATACATAATTTATTGACTTCAATTTTGAGATATGTTGTATCAACCGTTTTCATTTTGCTACAGTTCATTTAAGGATGTCCACTTATTTCTGCTTATGTAATGTTATAATGGCGTGGACATTAATTTGTGTTTCTATTTATATTCcgcgtgtttttctttttcttaatctCATGAAATGTGTGTTGGTCATACCTACACTGTATGTAGAATTTTGCGATTTGATACACCTTATTAATATGGCTGCATTTCTGCAAGGTGTTTGCGAAGTTATTAGGTGTTACTGGTCTCATGTAACTAATCACAGATTCTTGTTGTGTTAATATTCTATTAGATAGAGCATGTCGTTTGTACTGAGTTTAAAAACTCCACTGACGGAGAGTCGGGGGCCAGGTCGATTTTAGTATATTCGGCGTGATATCCCAGGTGGTTGTAGGGCTATGGAGCAGAGTAAAGATGTTTATTGGGCTTCATTTATATTTGCGAATCGTCATATCAGAGAAGACGTGACACCAACGAGCTGGAAATCGCTTTCACtcaaaacaaaaacctgcatAGAAACGTATTATCCATTCTGTGCTACACTGAACAGTCTTTAACTATACACCTAGGGTAAAAGAAGATGCAAGGGGTTATATCAATAACGTGCAGCATTttgtagtaataaataaatacataaaaataaattacaacagtgaaaaacattatctttttttttggacGGACAATTTTATCAAATAAACGGTTCTTTCTAACTACTAAAGGGTAGGCctatatgaatacattttaattcttcaatatttgttttacaatgtggagCTTTCAAAATGATGCCACTGATAATCTGATGaagtttgtatacacacacacacacacacacacacacacacacacacacacacacacatatatatatatatatatatatatatatatatatatatatatatatatatatatatatatatatatatatataaggggtgGCCGGGTTGGATAAATGCTTTGTGGCGTTGTGAAGCACGATAGCTCGAATGAGGTTAGGATCAATTGcacatcaaataaataattatagatcCGTTGTACATATTTCATATGGCTATACTGGGctatctgaaataaaataaaataaacatttaaggtGTAATGTAATCTCAGAACTATGACTTTGAGAACACGTATTACAGATTATCGTGGAGCCGAGGTGATATTTATATTACTGATTGTATTCTTACTTTTTAATCTAATATAAACTGCGAGTAGAACAAATAGACTGATATTAAACTTTAGGAACTTAAATTAAACGCATCTTTAATATCCGTAGGGCTCTCGCGGTTTTCAGTGCGGGTTACTCTGCATGAGCGTTTTACTGCCAAAAGCTTCTTTCATGCCGCCGCTGTAAAACATCTTACTGACAATGTGTGCGTTATGCCTTCCtataaaagatttatttttatcaattgtGAATAGAATGATTGTCTTATCACACAACTATCCTTTAAACAATATGTTGCTATTggatttttataataaacaaactTCTACTGGATTtatttgtgtgattttcttgGCGCCCTTGCTCCTGACATTTTAAATACGTTGTCTGAATTAAAAGGTAGCCTATAATTTGTTCTGTGCTCTTCGCACTCAGCTGGCTCAGTCCTCTCTATATTCTGAttctttacaatttaaaacatgttgtgcTGTTTCCGTACACTCCTGCACCGGTGAGGTGTTACACAAGCATGTAATataacaatattttacaaattatCTTGAAGTAAATGCTTGTTTCCCGTTTAAATtcaacgtattattattattattttttttttttttttttttttttttttttatttttttttttttttaagacacaatTTCGTTTTTCTGCATGGGCGTCAGCAATCTATTGCAGAAAAAAAGATTGTATCTTTGTGGCGTGTGTCAGGTTGTATGTTGATGTTTAATTTAGGTTCATTAGATAAGTTAAAGGGCTCGGCTGACTGACCAGATAACAATGGTAGACCTCACATGTTAGTAGTGTCAATATAGAGAATAGTTCATccagttcattttaaattgagcGTGTAGAGGAATCTACTCTGCCTCTTCATTATTAATGGGATTTTCCCGTTATTAAGCATCATTATAGAATCCCTGATGGTTCTATTTATATAACCCATTGATTTAATATCCCTTGTTGttgatcaatatatatatattcatgttatttttttcaagacCTTAAACAGAATAGTAAACCAAAAATATAGAACAGAATGAATCGCATTtagcaaacatttttattaaacatgcgcTGCATTGATATTTTCAATAAACAGTGCagacaatataatatattattaagcaattattcaattaatttttaaaCTGGTTAAATATTTGGTAAATAACGTAGacctgatttaaaataaataaatgaatacgaGTAGACTAATGCTATCTATTTTGACAAATACATTTGCCATACGTTTTGTAGTGTTTATATTGTCCGCAGAAATAACCAGATACGTATGTTTCAGAAAATATATGCAATAGTAGGTgaagtaaattaaatcaataaataaataaataaaaagacaatattGAACATGTTACTTGTGATGATGCGTGTACTGTACTACAAAAAAACGTGCCTGTCTCTTTAAATATCCACGTCTCTGCTATTGACAATTCGATGCTTTCATAGCTCGGCTCGTAAAGTCTGGAAGTAAGCAGCTGGCGCGTATTTTTCAATAATACTGGATGAGCATATGagcatttcaggaaaaaaaaggttttaaattagTGCAATTGTAATCTAAAAACTAAACACATAATAACATGTCTAATCTGAAAAGACGACAAAGCGGTACAACTACATCGGCATTAGCCGAGGGGGAGTTACAGCAGCTGCAGGTAGGCGGTCTAAACCAGTGAATTAATACTACGATGAATGAAAAACATTCATGCATATTCCTGACAGGCCTGTGATGTTCTACAGCAGGATGTTTCAGCAGTTACTttgacattgtaaaataatgaatgtgtcGGTTATTAAAAGAGACTCGTGAAGATTGCACACTGTACATATTTAATGCACGGTAAAGGCACGAATGCGTTTGACTGTTGTAATTGTGAGCACTGAACTAAAGCTTTACCGACCACTCACGGGGCCATCGGTATAGTCTTCGCACTGCTTAACAGAGTATAGCAAACTTTctagggagggtttttttttttttttttttttgatagactaatacgtttaaaaaaatggAACTTCAAGTATATGACTCGAGTagccaaataataaaacacagctagaaataataatagtaaaacagAGTAAGGATATACATCATTTATAAATGACAATTTTGAGATATGCTGTATCTACCGTTTTCATTTTGCTACAGTTCATTTGAGGGTGTCCACATATTTCTGCTTATGTAATGTAATGGCTTGGACACTACCTTActgtaaattaatacaattttttatgcaactttttaaatatatagtatatttattctgaatgcttttttttttttttttttttttttttttttaaatctcgtgAAATGTGTGTTGGTCATACCTACGCTGCATATGTAATTATGTGATTTGATACAATGTAATGTAAGTGCACTGTTTTGTAATAGTGCATGATGATTAAGGAATAAAGATATCGTTAGGATATGATGGGATCCAAACCTGACACGTACAGTATTCTTTCCCTTTACAGCAGGAGCTGCAGGCGCTGCAGCAGATTCGTTCATCTCTTAAAGCTGTGAAACAGATGGTTGGTTGTTTTAATCAGGTAAAGTATAATATCCAAGTCAGTTATTAtcgtcaacacacacacacacacacacacacacacacactatatatatatatatatatatatatatatatatatatatatatatatatatatatatgtaaattagATATAGGTAACTATCAAGTAAAAGAGTCGGTAATTGTTTTTGAGTGAAATAGAAGACAGACTAGTTAAATGTAGCTGTAACTAACTACAACGTTTCCCATATACAGTAGCACTCCACAGTAAGCTAAGTTTGCACGTTATTTATGCAGCAAAACGTTCATCACACAGCAGTGTAACCTGGCAGTAGAGTAGACTATTTCAATAGCCTACTGTGCCTATTCAAGCTTTTccccttgtttgtttttcagaatctTCAGTTATCCATTAAGAACAGCAATAATCTTGCAGGTTGGTATCTGTTCTTgtatacagcacagcacaatgttAAGTCAAGGGGAGTTTAATCTGACAGTAAGCAcctctttattttagtttttttttttttttccccctttagaACTAAACCAGGGCTGGAAGATTTTCTTTACTGGGCAGAAGTGAAGTGGAATGTGCAATGGAATAAGATAACCAAGAGACATTCCTTAacttaaacatacaaaaataaccaATTACTGTATACTGAGACAGAAggcaaaatgtgtcattttaccTGCTTATCATTGTGGTTAAGGCCTAGGCATTCTGTAAACCCACGACTTTGTATTTGTGTAGATTGGGTCTGATGAATAGTAACCAAAGCAGATGTATTTGTCTATAACTGTACAAGTAAAATGTTAAGTAAGAACTGAAAAATAGACAGTGTATGCTTTGGTGCATGAATTGGTTAtagacactaaaaaaaaaaaaaaaaagttgtattttcaataataatgtgtttagAGCTTAAATAAAACGCACATTATTTACTTATAGCTCATTTTcatttgttatataaataaactgttttgttaCCCATTCTGaagtttaattataattttaatacTAAGCTATGAACGTATAGTGGTATTGTAAGAAGAAACTTTATGCAATTTAAACGTATCTAAACATGTATTATAGAATGAAATTTCTTGTATATGGCACGGTGGAGTCTTTTGTTCCAGAATGCAATACTGCATACAGCAATTGTTCATTAGCACCATAAGGATTACCCATTGCTGTAATCAATCCTAGGACAGCTCCAGATGCTTGCACAATTAGAAACTTTTTTTGGCACTGGCTGTAAATGAGACAAAAACACTGGATATTAATACACTCCGCTGTGGTTTGAAAAGGAATCGGGCTGCACCAGGCTGTGCAAAGTCTGATAATCTGATTTCTTGAAGTAGCACCTGTTAGCCCTTACCAGTGTttcttatcttttaaaatatatttatttgagcATAAAACTGTAGCTGAATATGCATGGGCATGTCTGCATTGACTGAAGCCTCAGGTACTACATCTGGTGATAGCTTGTTTCACTTCTTTGGCATCACAGGAGCCCCCTGGCGTAGTTAATCAAAAACATAGTtgataaaacaaatcaattaaagaTTTAGAATAGTAAAGACCATTTTTACCCCATGGTTTACATACATtatggaaattgattttttttttccctgttggtTGTTATTACCTTGTTAGATTATATGAGCATGTTATGAGCCacataagcactgaaaaatgcattaaatgtcAAGTAAATACTAGATAGACAGAACAAGTGCACTTAGGAAAACACGATTACTCTGGCAAATCTTAGAGGGGCAGCAGGCTGGAAAGGATTCTGCAGGGTCCGGATGAAGAGAACCACACAGCTCAGGCTGGGAGGGTTCACCAGCTGAACTGCCCTTTGTGTCCCCATTATTTAGTTATCATTGGGAAACAGGTAAGGgatcttgaaataaaacaaaacggtCAAATACGGCTTTGTTCCAAtgtaataacaatgtaaaaaGATAGGAACTGCAACATGAACTCATGTTCAACTGGAACATTTACGATAACAGTCTCAAACAAATCGAATagtataaagtaaataaatacataaataaataaaccataggCAGggttagcatttaaaaaaaaaaaatcagattttcaaAAGTTAGTGAGTGCATCATTATTTTGTAgtaaatattttctgtaaacCTACACACAGTTAAACTGCTGCATAACACCCTGCACCATTTATAACTGTCCAATAATTACTTCAGCCATCTCTTGTGTGTTACATATTGTTGCAAATGTCTTTAAACACACTTCTGACAGAAGTGCACAGCAATATGACGTTCAGACTGTAAgggtgttttctttaaaaaatatatcaaaacaattgtggcgtttttttattttgtatttttttttttttttttttttttttttttttgcaatagtaCGTTTTTAGAATATTGTAAAAGTTAGTGTTTCAGAAGAGATACATAACATACTGTAAATACCAagagtttaaaaccagcattaATTTAACTGGATAATCAGGTTTATTTTACCAGTAATTGCATGTATTGCATTTGTTCAATTCAATTAAGCAGCATTATTTAATATTCATCCTCAACTGAATTCATCCTGCACTACAGATTCTAACCTTTTTGAAACCAATACAAGCCTGTCCCTCAGGGCATTACAGTGAGgcacacacattatttaaagcAAAGGTCTGATTACTGGCCAGATTGTGGACATTGCACTTCTCTTCAAAGTCTGTAAACTGCCCGTTTCTATTCAGCAGTCTGCCCACGATAGCACcaaacatagaaaaacaaattcagaagaAAAAAGGGGTAATAACTCACTGAAAATACAGCACGCCAGCCTGTGAGTGATACCGTAATAGAGTCCCACACAGAAAACACTTTTGCAAAGGATTCTATTTGTAATAAAGcactcaaaaacattttacaaactgtATACAGTTAACTGATGCTAAAAATGTAGTCGTATTGCCTTGTATTTTTCTTTGTACTACTGAAACCTCTGGAAGATAACAACAGTTGACAAAGTACTTTTTGAAATGGTTGTTGggatttttaattattcaattgtACTGGAGCTGCAGCTACATCGGTAGGAAGTCATGCACTTTATATAGTCATACACCTGAACTGCCAAGCTGTTTGCCAGGATAGAAGAAATCAAATATGACTAACAAGATGCCTGCACAGAGCTTGTACACATGCTGAGGATACTAACTTTTTAAGCTAAATTCATGAGAAAACGTCTCCATTTGCATTACAGTTAGATGAACACACTTTTCTCTTCAATGTCATTTCCCTGTCTTTTGCAGCCGATTAAAGGGACCACAAGGGCTCTAATTGTTACAACAAAGGGGAACGTCTGTCCTTTCAGTCAAAACAACGACTAGTCGGCAATTCAGATGCTAATACCAGCAGGCTGAATTGGCCAGTAAAGTGGTGACTGACTTTATCCCGCAGTAAGGCTTTGGAATGGCCACACTCATTACTGCAAGTCAGAGTGACATAGTTTAACATCCACAACCCTGTTGCTCTACCGCATTTCTCTCATCATTCAGCAGCATGTATACAGCTGAGAAGAGTCTTTATGGTGTGGTTTGtgaatccaaaaacaaaacaaaaagagacagAGCTAGATCTCAACATTTTAGTATCTAATCATTATTAGCTTCATAAAATTTAAAATACGAATTAAAAACTATAAAGGAACATCACAATTCTTGCAATGGTCTTCACATGATCACAGCACCCACTACTCGttcacattcatttaaaacatgcttaGCTGGAAAGACCTGATTGAGCAACAATTGCAGGAGTTGTGGTACCAACAGCAGCACCTTCCACAACTATCTGTGATTCTTCTAATGATACAATTGTTCTTACCACCTGGATTATGCCGTATTGGTAAAGGACAGGTTGTACTTTTGGTGCAGCTTTATGAGATTTGCTTCTCTTTGGATAAACTTCTGAATTGGTACAGATCACTTCTGCTGGTGCAGGACAAGAAAAAGCACTTCCGTCATTGGATTGTAACAAAATGATTCTGCcaaccaaataataaaacatgctttttaataaACGGCTGACTTGGGAATACAAAACATGGCTAAAaactactactaaataataataataataataataataataataatagcatataAAACAAAGCTATATCtctagaagtgtttttttttttttgtgccagcTTTTGAATCTAACCTGTAAGCTTACTTTTCACACCCTATTAATTAGCTGTAAAGGGAATCTTCTGTTGAGTTTAGCGTGTCTCATGTGCAATGCTATCTAGTACATACAGAATACTTCAGATTCATTAATCAGTGTTGGTCCTCACTCTTTATCCCTTTCATACAACATGACTCCTTGCACAGCTGCGTATCACCAAAATGACAGAAAATGACTGGCTTGTAATGGTACTTTAAACCAAAGATGTATGTAGATATCGTATCTACAAAGGTTAGAGTTGGTAGGGACGGCACTTATACTTGGTGAGAGACGGACTTGGCTTTGTAGTTCACTTAAAGTCAAGCTCGATCTTTCAAGCAGGAAGCAGTTTATTCTACAGCGGGTAATCTAACCCAGGTTATTGCTCATGTCCTTTCTTTTGGTCTTCATTAGTATTACCATCATAAAAGAAGTTCTCTCTTTTAAGCCCTTCATTTCTGTGGCTGAGCTCAGCTTTGACACCTTGGCCACCTCCTGAAGGGGATTGAAGAAGCTCCAGTACACATCTTTCAGACGAAGGGAGGCTACTCTTACAACTGCACAATTTAGTACCAATATAGACCAAGTCCAGAGTCTTGTACTTCCTAAAACGTGGCTGAAGTGTTGAGATTGTTGGGACCTGTAATTGCAATgaaaatcaatcaaccaatcaatcaatacatGTTTAATAGGTAAGGAGggtattattaaatacataaaatgtgtgtattttattaatcagttttagTAAGCAATCCAGTTTGGATGGCACAGTGAGCTAATGAACTACATTTCTTTAATCCATTTTAGACAATACAAGGTATTTTTCTCACCTCATAAGGCATCACTATTGGCACTGGGCACCTCTGCAGCTTCTCAGGGAGAGCGAGAGATTGAGAATTGGACAATGCATGGACACCACTCTGCTCCCCCACCACCCTAACAGGGGGGTTGTTCGTGGGCAGGTTGAGCTGTGCTTAATTCCAAACAA is a genomic window of Polyodon spathula isolate WHYD16114869_AA chromosome 6, ASM1765450v1, whole genome shotgun sequence containing:
- the LOC121316501 gene encoding T-box transcription factor T-like, with the protein product MSTTATENSGKSGQYRVDHLLSAVENELQAGSEKGDPTERELKVSLDENELWHKFKELTNEMIVTKNGRRMFPVLKGNVSGLDPNAMYSFLLDFVAADNHRWKYVNGEWVPGGKPEPQAPSCVYIHPDSPNFGAHWMKAPVSFSKVKLTNKLNGGGQIMLNSLHKYEPRIHIVRVGGPQRMITSHSFPETQFIAVTAYQNEEVTALKIKYNPFAKAFLDAKERIDHKDVLDDVGDNQQSGYSQLGGWFIPGTGSLCPPANPHPQFGGPLTLSSSHGCDRYSTLRTHRSAPYPSPYTHRNNSPTGYTDNSSACLSMLQTHDNWSSLQVPTHSSMLPMSHSTGTAPSSGQYPSLWSVSNSSITPVSQSGGMSNGLGSQFLRGSTAHYPSLSHTVPTSSGSPLYDNGAPADLHDTQYDTSSAHARLATTWTPVTPPSM